In Streptomyces sp. NBC_01717, one DNA window encodes the following:
- a CDS encoding GlxA family transcriptional regulator: MLKNVAALLLDEVHPFELGVLCEVFGLDRSDEGLPVHDFAVVSAEGPVLRTHAGFTISTPHGLDRLEEADLVAVPAGSHFMDREYPEEVLDALRRAVDRGARVLSVCSGAYVLGAAGLLDGRRCTTHWRHSAELARRFPRAVVEPDVLYVDEGPVITSAGTAAGIDACLHLVRQAHGPDVANAIARRMVVPPHRDGGQAQYIKRPLPRTACDTVGGTLAWMERHLDQEMTVEQLAAQAHMSPRTFARRFQQETGTTPYRWLLRQRVLLAQHLLETSDETMDGIAGRTGFGNAAALRHQFVKSLGTTPNSYRRTFRGPMSVPEAA, from the coding sequence ATGCTGAAGAATGTCGCCGCTCTCCTGCTGGACGAGGTCCACCCCTTCGAACTCGGCGTGCTGTGCGAGGTGTTCGGCCTCGACCGCAGCGACGAGGGTCTGCCGGTCCACGATTTCGCGGTGGTCTCCGCGGAAGGCCCGGTGCTGCGGACCCATGCCGGGTTCACCATCAGCACTCCGCACGGACTCGACCGGCTGGAGGAGGCCGACCTCGTCGCCGTACCGGCCGGCAGCCACTTCATGGACCGGGAGTACCCCGAGGAGGTCCTGGACGCCCTGCGCCGCGCGGTGGACCGCGGCGCGCGCGTGCTGAGCGTCTGCTCCGGTGCGTACGTCCTCGGCGCGGCCGGGCTGCTGGACGGCCGCCGCTGCACCACCCACTGGCGCCACTCCGCCGAGCTGGCCCGCCGCTTCCCGCGGGCCGTCGTCGAGCCCGATGTGCTGTACGTGGACGAGGGGCCGGTCATCACCTCGGCGGGCACCGCCGCCGGGATCGACGCCTGTCTGCATCTGGTCCGTCAGGCGCACGGCCCCGATGTCGCCAACGCCATCGCCCGCCGCATGGTGGTGCCGCCGCACCGGGACGGCGGCCAGGCGCAGTACATCAAGCGTCCGCTGCCGCGCACCGCCTGCGACACGGTCGGCGGGACGCTCGCCTGGATGGAGCGCCACCTGGACCAGGAGATGACCGTCGAGCAGCTCGCCGCCCAGGCGCACATGTCCCCGCGCACCTTCGCGCGCCGCTTCCAGCAGGAGACGGGCACCACCCCGTACCGCTGGCTGCTACGACAACGAGTTCTCCTGGCACAGCACTTGCTGGAGACCTCCGATGAAACGATGGATGGGATCGCCGGCCGTACTGGTTTCGGAAACGCCGCCGCGTTGCGCCATCAGTTCGTCAAGTCCCTCGGTACCACTCCGAATTCCTACCGCCGCACGTTCCGTGGCCCGATGTCCGTCCCCGAAGCCGCCTGA
- a CDS encoding family 20 glycosylhydrolase, whose product MRMARRRTIGAVVTALAAALLPWQSAAAEGGSAAATPPEVLPTLREWHGGQGEFTLTDRAGIVLDGVRDSRTAADARRFAGELNGKASVSRGHAARSGDIVLRQDPSQKGLLGAEGYRLTVGTRITVTAATSTGVFYGTRTVLQLLNDDGRAARGSATDVPAYRERGVGVCACYINISTQWFERLMKDMASQKLNQLWIEAKVKSDTDPASAFWGYYTKPQVRTLVAMARKYHIELVPEINSPGHMDTYLENHPELQLKDQNGVASPPRLDISRPEALAYYTSMVDEALKVWDTRYWHMGADEYMIGSSYPDYPQLQAAARAKFGASATPDDLFTDFINQVNAHVKADGRSLRIWNDGLVGKNAVVPLDRDITVEHWLGGGSIQQPSSLLAEGRPVMNSAYSLYLVRGGFTMQTQKLYESDWTPLSFEGQTLTQGAANLTGAKISLWPDSAAAETENEVETKVFMPLRFVAQATWGGPKPSPTYAGFETLARKIGHAPGWENTDRAPLADGTYRLTTGAKALAPAAGAGVSLVRNSAASWALTATADGYYTVRSTENGQCLDAVRGKKYLGAPLEVGAELSLANCSTTARTQRWQLDTGAGALTLRNAISQLHLTERASDGAAVQTTGATRLTARAA is encoded by the coding sequence ATGCGGATGGCAAGACGAAGGACCATCGGAGCCGTGGTGACGGCGCTCGCCGCCGCGCTGCTGCCCTGGCAGAGCGCGGCGGCCGAGGGCGGCTCGGCCGCCGCGACCCCGCCCGAGGTGCTGCCCACGCTCCGCGAATGGCACGGCGGTCAGGGCGAGTTCACGCTCACCGATCGGGCGGGAATCGTGCTGGACGGAGTGCGGGACAGCCGTACGGCCGCCGACGCACGCCGATTCGCCGGCGAACTGAACGGCAAGGCGTCGGTGTCGCGGGGCCACGCGGCCCGCTCCGGGGACATCGTGCTGCGCCAGGACCCGTCCCAGAAGGGCCTGTTGGGCGCGGAAGGCTACCGGCTCACGGTCGGTACCCGCATCACTGTCACCGCCGCGACCTCCACCGGCGTGTTCTACGGCACCCGGACCGTCCTCCAGCTGCTGAACGACGACGGCCGCGCCGCGCGGGGTTCGGCGACCGACGTACCCGCGTACCGCGAGCGTGGAGTCGGGGTCTGCGCCTGCTACATCAACATATCGACACAGTGGTTCGAGCGGCTGATGAAGGACATGGCGTCGCAGAAGCTCAACCAGCTGTGGATCGAGGCCAAGGTCAAGAGCGACACCGACCCGGCGTCGGCGTTCTGGGGCTACTACACCAAGCCTCAGGTCCGCACGCTGGTCGCGATGGCCAGGAAGTACCACATCGAGCTCGTGCCCGAGATCAACTCCCCCGGCCACATGGACACCTACCTGGAGAACCACCCGGAGCTCCAGCTCAAGGACCAGAACGGCGTCGCCTCCCCGCCCCGGCTCGACATCTCCCGGCCCGAGGCCCTGGCGTACTACACCTCGATGGTCGACGAGGCGCTGAAGGTCTGGGACACCCGCTACTGGCACATGGGTGCCGACGAGTACATGATCGGCTCCTCCTACCCGGACTACCCCCAGCTGCAGGCCGCGGCGCGCGCGAAGTTCGGTGCGTCGGCCACCCCCGACGATCTCTTCACCGACTTCATCAACCAGGTCAACGCGCATGTGAAGGCGGACGGCAGGTCGCTGCGGATCTGGAACGACGGGCTCGTCGGCAAGAACGCCGTCGTCCCGCTGGACCGTGACATCACCGTCGAGCACTGGCTGGGCGGCGGCTCCATCCAGCAGCCGTCCTCGCTGCTCGCCGAGGGCCGGCCGGTCATGAACTCCGCCTACTCCCTCTACCTGGTGCGCGGCGGCTTCACGATGCAGACCCAGAAGCTGTACGAGAGTGACTGGACGCCGTTGAGCTTCGAGGGTCAGACGCTGACCCAGGGGGCGGCGAACCTCACCGGCGCGAAGATCAGCCTGTGGCCGGACAGCGCGGCGGCCGAAACGGAGAACGAGGTGGAGACGAAGGTCTTCATGCCCCTGCGCTTCGTGGCGCAGGCGACCTGGGGCGGTCCGAAGCCGAGCCCGACGTACGCCGGTTTCGAGACGCTCGCCCGGAAGATCGGTCACGCGCCGGGCTGGGAGAACACCGACCGCGCCCCGCTCGCCGACGGTACGTACCGGCTGACCACGGGTGCGAAGGCGCTGGCCCCCGCGGCGGGTGCGGGCGTGTCCCTGGTCAGGAACAGCGCGGCCTCCTGGGCGCTGACGGCGACCGCCGACGGGTACTACACGGTGCGGTCCACGGAGAACGGTCAGTGCCTGGACGCGGTGCGCGGCAAGAAGTATCTGGGCGCGCCGCTGGAGGTGGGGGCGGAACTGTCACTCGCGAACTGCTCGACGACCGCGCGTACCCAGCGCTGGCAGCTGGACACCGGGGCGGGTGCGCTGACGCTGCGCAACGCGATCTCGCAGCTGCATCTGACGGAGCGTGCGTCGGACGGCGCCGCGGTGCAGACGACGGGCGCGACCCGGCTGACGGCGCGCGCCGCCTGA